One window of the Pyrus communis chromosome 17, drPyrComm1.1, whole genome shotgun sequence genome contains the following:
- the LOC137722481 gene encoding phloretin 4'-O-glucosyltransferase-like, whose amino-acid sequence MVQHRFLLVTYPAQGHINPSFQFAKRLINTTGAQVTFVTCLSARHRIGNDSIPDGLTYALFSDGYDDGFKPGDNIDHYMSELRRRGAQAITDLVVSSANEGHPYTCLICTILLPWAANVAHELHLPNVMLWIQPATVFDIYYYYFNGYKDLIRDNTGSGTNDALPCSIQLPGLPLSLTSRDLPSFMVDTNPYTFALPLFQEQMDLLERETHPTILVNTFDALEPEALKAIEKYNLIGVGPLIPTTFLDAKDPSDKSFGGDLFQKSKDSPYLEWLNLKPEGSVIYVSFGSICVLEKAQMEEIAKGLLDCGRPFLWVIRDKVDENGEDNEVKEEEEMLSCREELEELGKIVPWCSQVEVLSSPSLGCFVTHCGWNSSLESLASGVPVVAFPQWTDQGTNAKLIEDTWKTGARVTPNEKGIVTGEELNRCLDLVMGSGEIGEEMRRNAKKWKDLAREAVSEGGSSDKNLKAFLDQID is encoded by the coding sequence ATGGTGCAACACCGCTTTCTACTTGTCACATATCCGGCTCAAGGCCACATCAACCCTTCCTTCCAATTCGCCAAGCGTCTTATCAACACTACCGGTGCCCAGGTCACCTTCGTTACCTGCCTCTCCGCCCGTCACCGCATAGGCAATGACTCAATTCCAGATGGATTGACCTACGCACTCTTCTCTGATGGGTACGACGACGGGTTTAAGCCCGGTGACAACATCGACCACTACATGTCGGAGCTGCGGCGCCGCGGAGCACAAGCCATCACCGACCTTGTAGTCTCAAGTGCAAACGAGGGTCACCCTTACACTTGCCTAATCTGCACAATACTTCTCCCTTGGGCCGCGAACGTGGCGCATGAACTTCACCTCCCAAATGTAATGCTTTGGATTCAACCAGCCACGGTTTTCGACATCTACTACTATTACTTTAACGGGTACAAAGATCTCATCCGGGATAATACTGGTTCTGGTACGAACGATGCCCTTCCATGTTCAATACAGTTACCAGGTTTGCCATTATCTCTTACAAGCCGAGACCTTCCCTCCTTCATGGTGGATACAAATCCGTACACTTTCGCCCTCCCGTTGTTTCAAGAACAGATGGATCTGCTGGAGAGAGAAACCCACCCGACCATTCTAGTGAACACGTTCGATGCACTAGAGCCTGAAGCCTTAAAAGCAATTGAAAAGTACAATTTGATTGGAGTCGGGCCATTGATTCCGACCACTTTCTTGGACGCCAAGGATCCATCGGACAAGTCATTTGGAGGCGATCTTTTCCAAAAATCAAAGGACTCTCCGTACCTGGAGTGGCTGAACTTGAAGCCGGAGGGGTCGGTGATTTATGTGTCCTTCGGAAGCATTTGTGTGTTGGAAAAGGCCCAAATGGAGGAAATCGCCAAAGGGCTGTTGGATTGCGGCCGTCCGTTCTTGTGGGTTATTAGAGATAAAGTCGATGAGAATGGAGAAGATAATGaggtgaaggaagaagaagagatgtTGAGTTGCAGAGAGGAATTGGAAGAGCTAGGGAAGATAGTGCCGTGGTGCAGTCAAGTGGAGGTTCTGTCAAGTCCTTCGTTGGGTTGCTTTGTGACACATTGTGGGTGGAATTCAAGTTTGGAAAGCTTGGCTTCGGGGGTGCCAGTCGTGGCGTTTCCTCAGTGGACGGACCAAGGAACGAATGCCAAGTTGATAGAGGACACTTGGAAGACAGGAGCGAGGGTGACACCAAATGAGAAGGGGATTGTTACGGGTGAGGAACTCAACAGGTGTTTGGACTTGGTCATGGGAAGTGGGGAGATTGGTGAAGAGATGAGAAGGAATGCTAAGAAATGGAAAGATTTGGCACGAGAGGCTGTGAGTGAAGGTGGGTCTTCGGACAAGAATCTAAAGGCTTTCTTGGATCAGATAGATTGA